The Agelaius phoeniceus isolate bAgePho1 chromosome 2, bAgePho1.hap1, whole genome shotgun sequence region TACAGGAGCTTCCAAAAAGAACTCTAGAGAAGGTCTGAAGTCAAAGATGACAAAAGACACAGTGGTGATGATGACAGTGTTGATCTGAGCAGTCATAACATGGAACATGTTGTCTCGGAACTTCAAGATGAAGGCTACAGacagccccaggaaagctgtgacAAATATAAGAGCCACGGAGAAGATGTTGTGCCCATAAAAGAAGCCACAGTTCCCTATCTGCCTCCGGTCCTTagcctgcagtgccagcatGAGCCCATTGAACAGCACTCCAAAGGCATAGAGTTTGCTGTTCTGTGTGAAGATGCTTTCCCCAAGCTGATCCACATCTTTCAGCATCTTTTCATTGTAGATGTTAGCCAGGGCAGACACAAAACACTGAACTAGAATAAGCAGATGGCCCAGGCTGAGGCGGAGAGGCTTCAGTGCTCCCGCCATGGTACTGGTCACATTCCACTGGAAGCTGTGAAGGAAACTTGGTGCTGCACAGTTGCCCCTTTCCGCACATGCTTCCTCAGGTCCAGTAGCAAGAAGGCAGTGGTTAGATGGCCTAAAAAACATACTGTGATGAAATCCATGTGCAGCCAAGCTGTGCTGATGGCCTCCAGTTCCTCGAGTCAGGGCAACGATGGACAGGAATAAAATCACCAGAGACGCCCACTGTACCCAAGAGAGTCTTCGCCTGGTACACAAAAAAGCCACTAAATTTAGAAACACAGTGGCATAAATTAAATGACAGAACACCCAGATCTATAAAACATACAAAAGACATAATGCCACAGATAAGGAGACATACAGGTGTAAAGAAAAGTCTCTTCAGAATacaataaaatgcaaaaatacaaCATGATTTACTAAGGCAAAGGGGGCCAAGTCTGGCAAACAAAGAAGTATAAAATAA contains the following coding sequences:
- the SLC35A5 gene encoding UDP-sugar transporter protein SLC35A5 isoform X1; the encoded protein is MKVEWCSRLALCSKTTSQTFLLGGVFIALGSSRILLMKYSANEDNKYDYLPTTVNMCSEVVKLVLCVVLAVWNRKKEKGCMDHLSECFSWKNVCNSIKWSIPAFLYFLDNLIVFYVLSYLQPAMAVLFSNFVIITTALLFRIVLKRRLSWVQWASLVILFLSIVALTRGTGGHQHSLAAHGFHHSMFFRPSNHCLLATGPEEACAERGNCAAPSFLHSFQWNVTSTMAGALKPLRLSLGHLLILVQCFVSALANIYNEKMLKDVDQLGESIFTQNSKLYAFGVLFNGLMLALQAKDRRQIGNCGFFYGHNIFSVALIFVTAFLGLSVAFILKFRDNMFHVMTAQINTVIITTVSFVIFDFRPSLEFFLEAPVVLLSIFIYNASKARGLEYASLRERGKLIKGDAWERSSGDGEEFERLNKPSSDIDTDEDSL
- the SLC35A5 gene encoding UDP-sugar transporter protein SLC35A5 isoform X2; the protein is MKVEWCSRLALCSKTTSQTFLLGGVFIALGSSRILLMKYSANEDNKYDYLPTTVNMCSEVVKLVLCVVLAVWNRKKEKGCMDHLSECFSWKNVCNSIKWSIPAFLYFLDNLIVFYVLSYLQPAMAVLFSNFVIITTALLFRIVLKRRLSWVQWASLVILFLSIVALTRGTGGHQHSLAAHGFHHSMFFRPSNHCLLATGPEEACAERGNCAAPSFLHSFQWNVTSTMAGALKPLRLSLGHLLILVQCFVSALANIYNEKMLKDVDQLGESIFTQNSKLYAFGVLFNGLMLALQAKDRRQIGNCGFFYGHNIFSVALIFVTAFLGLSVAFILKFRDNMFHVMTAQINTVIITTVSFVIFDFRPSLEFFLEAPVVLLSIFIYNASKARGLEYASLRERGKLIKGDAWERSSGVSSILALTPKQLL